In Pseudoduganella albidiflava, a single window of DNA contains:
- the dgoD gene encoding galactonate dehydratase — translation MKITKLTLYRVPPRWMFLKIETDEGITGWGEPVIEGRARTVEAAVNELSDYLVGQDPTRINDLWQVMYRGGFYRGGAILMSAIAGVDQALWDIKGKALGVPVYELLGGRVRDKMKMYSWVGGDRPADVIEGILTLREIGIHTFKLNGTEELGMVDTATAVDAAVARIAQIREAFGNTIEFGIDFHGRVAAPMAKVLLRELEPFRPLFVEEPVLAEQAEYYPRLAEHTSIPLAAGERMYSRFEFKHVFQRGGIAIVQPDLSHAGGITECVKIAAMAEAYDVAFAPHCPLGPVALAACLQVDFVSHNAVLQEQSMGIHYNKGAELFDYVVNREDFQITDGYFPPLPKPGLGVIVDEERVVAASQNPPDWRNPVWRHPDGSVAEW, via the coding sequence ATGAAAATCACCAAGCTGACGTTGTACCGCGTACCGCCCCGCTGGATGTTCCTGAAGATCGAGACCGATGAAGGCATCACCGGCTGGGGCGAGCCGGTCATCGAGGGCCGCGCGCGCACCGTCGAAGCGGCCGTCAACGAATTGAGCGATTACCTGGTGGGCCAGGATCCGACACGTATCAACGACCTGTGGCAGGTGATGTACCGGGGCGGCTTCTACCGGGGCGGGGCGATCCTGATGAGCGCGATCGCCGGGGTCGACCAGGCGCTGTGGGACATCAAGGGCAAGGCGCTCGGCGTGCCGGTCTACGAGCTGCTGGGCGGCCGCGTGCGCGACAAGATGAAGATGTACAGCTGGGTCGGCGGCGACCGCCCGGCGGACGTCATCGAAGGCATCCTTACGCTGCGCGAGATCGGCATCCATACCTTCAAGTTGAACGGCACCGAGGAACTGGGCATGGTCGACACCGCCACCGCGGTGGATGCGGCCGTGGCGCGCATCGCGCAGATCCGCGAAGCGTTCGGCAACACCATCGAATTCGGCATCGACTTCCACGGCCGCGTGGCCGCGCCGATGGCCAAGGTGCTGCTGCGCGAGCTGGAGCCGTTCCGCCCCCTGTTCGTCGAGGAACCGGTACTGGCCGAGCAGGCCGAGTACTATCCGCGGCTGGCCGAGCACACGTCGATCCCGCTGGCGGCGGGCGAGCGCATGTACTCGCGCTTCGAATTCAAGCACGTGTTCCAGCGCGGCGGCATCGCGATCGTGCAGCCGGACCTGTCGCATGCCGGCGGCATTACCGAGTGCGTGAAGATCGCCGCGATGGCCGAGGCCTACGACGTGGCGTTCGCGCCCCATTGCCCGCTGGGCCCCGTGGCGCTGGCCGCGTGCCTGCAGGTGGATTTCGTGTCGCACAACGCCGTGCTGCAGGAGCAGAGCATGGGCATCCACTACAACAAGGGCGCCGAGCTCTTCGACTATGTCGTCAATCGCGAGGATTTCCAGATCACCGATGGCTACTTCCCGCCGCTGCCCAAGCCGGGCCTGGGTGTGATCGTCGACGAAGAGCGCGTCGTCGCCGCCAGCCAGAATCCGCCGGATTGGCGCAACCCCGTGTGGCGCCACCCGGACGGCAGCGTGGCGGAATGGTGA